A window from Oikeobacillus pervagus encodes these proteins:
- a CDS encoding calcium-translocating P-type ATPase, SERCA-type, producing the protein MKFHEMNKRDVEDHLKTNFQTGLSSQEVEKKRKKFGFNQLEEGKKQSAILLFFQQFKDFMVLVLLAATFISGLMGEYIDAIAIISIVVINGCLGFFQERKAEKSLQALKEMSAPQVNVLRDGQWLKIPSKEVTVGDILKFESGDRIGADVRIIESVNLEIEESALTGESVPVTKTDHPIHVDHVSLGDLENMAFMGTLVTRGNGVGVVTAIGMSTAMGQIADMLQNAETMMTPLQRRLEQLGKILIICALLLTVLVVAIGVMQGHDLYTMLLAGVSLAVAAIPEGLPAIVTVALSLGVQRMIRKRAIVRKLPAVETLGCASVICSDKTGTMTQNKMTVTSLWSGGDTWKVTGTGYNPNGQFYAGENVVHPSDEKSLYQLLTFGLLCNHAELKRKEDEFYINGDPTEGALLVSALKAGLTREGLRKQFTIEKEFPFDSTRKMMSIIVKDSHGKRFVITKGAPDVLTEKSTAILWQKRSEVFTSEYKQEVQAAIEGMAANALRTIAVAFKPLSQGESLQDDLEIEKDLTLIGLQGMIDPPRPEVKTAVKECREAGIKTIMITGDHVITAKAIASTLGILRKKDQVLDGKDLNQMSLEELEEVVENVSVFARVSPEHKLKIVKALQNKGHVVAMTGDGVNDAPAIKAADIGVAMGVTGTDVAKEASSLVLMDDNFATIKSAIKEGRNIYENIRKFIRYLLASNVGEILVMLFAMLLALPLPLAPIQILWVNLVTDGLPAMALGLDRPEENVMKRKPRNPKEGVFARGLAWKVISRGFLIGITTLIAFMITYKQNPDHLEYAQTVAFATLVLAQLIHVFDCRSEKSIFSRNPFGNMYLVWAVLSSFILMFVVIYVPSLQPIFHTVYIEPRDWLLIFGLSALPTFLLAGSLFSRKTK; encoded by the coding sequence ATGAAGTTCCATGAGATGAACAAAAGAGATGTAGAAGATCATTTAAAAACGAATTTCCAAACAGGTCTATCAAGTCAAGAGGTCGAAAAGAAAAGGAAAAAGTTTGGATTCAATCAGCTTGAAGAAGGGAAAAAACAATCCGCAATATTACTTTTTTTCCAACAGTTTAAAGATTTCATGGTATTGGTTCTTTTAGCTGCGACCTTTATTTCTGGATTAATGGGTGAGTATATCGATGCCATTGCCATCATCTCGATTGTCGTCATCAATGGCTGTTTAGGATTTTTTCAAGAGAGAAAAGCCGAAAAATCGTTACAAGCTTTAAAAGAAATGTCTGCACCACAAGTGAATGTATTGCGTGATGGGCAATGGCTAAAAATCCCGTCAAAAGAAGTAACAGTTGGGGATATTTTAAAGTTTGAAAGTGGGGATCGAATCGGTGCAGATGTTCGAATTATTGAATCGGTGAATCTGGAAATCGAGGAATCTGCTTTAACGGGTGAGTCAGTACCTGTCACAAAGACTGATCATCCGATTCATGTCGATCATGTAAGCTTAGGGGATTTGGAAAACATGGCCTTTATGGGGACACTCGTTACAAGGGGAAATGGTGTAGGGGTTGTCACCGCTATTGGGATGAGCACCGCAATGGGACAAATTGCGGATATGCTCCAAAATGCTGAAACGATGATGACTCCTTTGCAAAGACGGTTAGAACAATTAGGGAAAATCCTGATCATATGTGCGTTATTATTAACGGTATTAGTGGTTGCAATCGGAGTGATGCAGGGCCACGATTTATATACAATGCTACTTGCAGGCGTGTCTTTAGCTGTTGCGGCCATTCCTGAAGGATTACCTGCCATCGTCACGGTCGCCTTATCGCTTGGCGTACAACGTATGATTCGTAAAAGGGCGATTGTAAGGAAGTTACCTGCTGTCGAAACATTAGGATGTGCTTCTGTCATTTGCTCGGATAAAACAGGAACGATGACTCAAAATAAAATGACGGTGACAAGTCTTTGGAGTGGTGGCGATACATGGAAAGTAACAGGAACAGGTTACAATCCAAACGGCCAATTTTATGCAGGGGAAAATGTCGTCCACCCGAGTGACGAAAAAAGTTTATATCAACTTTTAACATTCGGTTTACTATGTAATCATGCAGAGCTAAAAAGGAAAGAAGATGAATTCTATATTAATGGGGATCCAACTGAAGGGGCCTTATTAGTCTCCGCTTTAAAAGCGGGTTTAACTCGGGAAGGATTACGGAAGCAATTTACAATTGAAAAGGAATTTCCATTTGACTCAACTAGAAAGATGATGTCCATTATTGTGAAAGATTCGCATGGCAAAAGATTTGTGATTACAAAAGGGGCACCAGATGTCTTAACAGAAAAGAGCACGGCGATACTTTGGCAAAAACGATCGGAAGTGTTTACGTCAGAATACAAGCAAGAAGTACAAGCAGCAATAGAAGGGATGGCAGCTAATGCATTAAGAACGATTGCCGTTGCCTTTAAACCTCTATCTCAAGGTGAGTCACTCCAGGATGATTTGGAGATAGAAAAGGATTTAACGTTAATTGGCCTTCAAGGAATGATCGACCCTCCTCGTCCTGAAGTGAAAACAGCTGTTAAGGAATGTCGTGAAGCAGGAATTAAAACAATCATGATTACCGGCGATCACGTTATCACTGCGAAAGCGATTGCTTCTACTCTTGGAATCTTAAGAAAAAAAGATCAAGTTCTAGATGGCAAAGATTTAAATCAAATGTCATTAGAAGAATTAGAGGAGGTAGTAGAGAATGTATCGGTATTTGCCCGCGTCTCCCCTGAGCATAAGTTGAAAATTGTGAAAGCTCTTCAAAATAAAGGACATGTAGTAGCAATGACAGGGGATGGGGTCAATGATGCCCCCGCTATTAAAGCGGCTGATATCGGTGTAGCGATGGGGGTAACTGGAACAGATGTGGCAAAAGAGGCATCATCGCTCGTCTTAATGGACGATAATTTTGCCACCATTAAGTCGGCTATTAAAGAAGGTAGAAATATTTATGAAAATATCCGAAAATTTATTCGTTATTTATTAGCTTCAAATGTTGGAGAAATTTTGGTCATGCTATTCGCTATGCTACTTGCCCTTCCATTACCGCTCGCGCCCATTCAAATTCTATGGGTGAATTTAGTAACAGATGGTCTTCCTGCTATGGCCCTAGGGTTAGATCGCCCTGAGGAAAATGTGATGAAAAGGAAGCCTAGAAATCCAAAAGAAGGAGTATTTGCAAGGGGATTAGCATGGAAAGTAATTTCTCGTGGATTTCTCATTGGAATTACCACATTAATCGCCTTTATGATTACGTACAAACAAAACCCAGATCATTTGGAATATGCACAGACCGTTGCATTTGCCACCCTAGTACTCGCACAGTTAATCCATGTTTTTGATTGCCGAAGTGAAAAAAGTATTTTCTCACGGAATCCATTTGGAAATATGTATTTAGTTTGGGCTGTTCTTTCGTCGTTTATTTTAATGTTTGTGGTCATCTATGTCCCATCTTTACAACCAATTTTCCATACAGTATATATTGAACCGAGAGATTGGCTTCTCATTTTTGGTTTGAGTGCTCTACCGACATTTTTGTTGGCTGGGTCACTTTTTTCAAGAAAAACGAAATAA
- a CDS encoding YicC/YloC family endoribonuclease, producing the protein MVMSMTGFGRDKKQSSNHAVTVEMKTVNHRFSEFYIRMPRQLMNIEDKIKKRLNEYIKRGRVEVFVTIEGGGLVHHSLHVDWDLIQEYYQIVEEISSKLNVVNDVQLKDILARTDLITIEELEEENEELEQLVLEAAEEAVKKLVHMRKAEGNELKKDLLLLMKQFQSTVQQVKSHSPVVVEQYRERLEKKIKELTDHLIEDQSRILTEVAIFADKSDIHEECTRLESHISQFLHTLEKDESIGRRLDFMIQEMNREVNTIGSKANSSEIATKVVDLKTCLEKMREQIQNIE; encoded by the coding sequence ATGGTTATGAGTATGACAGGTTTTGGAAGGGATAAGAAGCAATCTTCCAACCATGCGGTTACCGTGGAAATGAAAACGGTGAATCATCGTTTCAGTGAATTCTACATTCGAATGCCGAGACAATTAATGAATATAGAAGATAAAATAAAAAAAAGGTTAAATGAGTACATAAAAAGAGGGCGTGTGGAAGTCTTTGTCACCATTGAAGGGGGCGGGCTTGTTCATCATTCCCTACATGTTGACTGGGATTTAATACAAGAGTATTATCAGATCGTTGAAGAGATTAGCAGTAAGCTGAATGTCGTCAATGATGTTCAGTTAAAGGATATTCTTGCTCGTACCGATCTGATTACCATTGAGGAATTGGAAGAGGAGAATGAGGAGTTAGAACAATTAGTACTGGAAGCGGCCGAAGAAGCGGTAAAAAAACTGGTACATATGAGAAAAGCTGAGGGAAATGAATTGAAAAAAGATTTGCTCCTTCTTATGAAACAATTCCAATCCACCGTACAACAAGTAAAAAGTCATTCCCCAGTCGTTGTTGAACAATATCGAGAGAGATTAGAAAAAAAGATTAAAGAGCTTACAGATCACTTGATCGAGGATCAAAGTAGAATTTTAACCGAAGTGGCTATTTTTGCAGATAAATCAGATATTCATGAAGAATGTACAAGGTTAGAAAGTCATATCAGTCAATTTCTTCATACGCTTGAAAAAGATGAGTCTATTGGACGTCGATTAGATTTTATGATCCAAGAAATGAATCGCGAAGTGAACACGATCGGTTCAAAAGCAAATAGCTCAGAAATTGCCACGAAAGTAGTCGATTTGAAAACATGTCTTGAGAAAATGAGAGAACAAATACAGAATATCGAATAA
- a CDS encoding Rqc2 family fibronectin-binding protein translates to MSFDGLFTKAMVFELKNLLQGGRINKIHHPFKNEIVLNIRSQGKNHKLLLSAHPSYARIQITNEAYENPKEPSMFCMMMRKHLEGAIMEDIQQIDLDRIVIFHLKGKNEIGDISYKQLIIEIMGRHSNIILIDKEKAMILDSIKHIPAAVNSFRTILPGQKYVFPPAQNKANPLEATEDEIKKNIDFNNGKLDRQLVNRFSGLSPLFAKEIVHRSGLANQETLPKAFLQAIQPFKRQQFNPTIVDTGTKEVFYISEIAHLNGEKRSFHSINEMLDRFYFGKAERDRVKQQAHDLERLIKNELEKNQSKLKKLRKTLEEAKNADHFKLSGELLTANLYAVKKGMEAIEVVNYYDENGAIMTIPLNPQKTPSENAQIYFSKYQKAKNAQGIVQQQIEKTHEEIDYFDHILQQLESASPKDIEEIREELAEEGYIKIKVQKRRKKPNDKPVLETYLSSDGTLIFVGKNNKQNDYLTNKFARRDEIWLHTKDIPGSHVVIRNEDPTEQTILEAANLAAYFSKAKHSSSVPVDFTKVRHVKKPSGSKPGFVIYENQQTIYVTPNPDTVIQMKHE, encoded by the coding sequence ATGTCATTTGATGGTTTATTTACGAAAGCAATGGTTTTCGAATTAAAAAATTTACTGCAAGGTGGAAGAATTAATAAAATTCATCACCCTTTTAAAAATGAAATTGTTTTAAACATCCGATCTCAAGGAAAAAATCATAAACTGCTTCTTTCTGCACATCCAAGCTATGCTCGCATTCAAATTACGAATGAAGCCTACGAAAATCCAAAAGAGCCTTCTATGTTCTGTATGATGATGAGAAAGCATTTAGAGGGAGCAATTATGGAGGACATTCAACAAATTGATTTAGATCGAATTGTCATTTTTCATTTAAAGGGGAAAAATGAGATCGGTGATATTTCATATAAACAGTTAATCATCGAGATCATGGGAAGACATAGCAATATTATTTTAATAGATAAAGAAAAAGCAATGATCTTGGATAGTATTAAACATATACCTGCTGCAGTGAATAGTTTTCGTACCATTTTACCTGGGCAAAAATATGTTTTCCCACCAGCGCAAAATAAAGCAAATCCTTTAGAGGCAACGGAAGACGAAATCAAGAAAAACATTGATTTTAATAATGGAAAATTAGATCGGCAACTTGTGAACAGATTTTCCGGTTTATCTCCTTTATTCGCGAAAGAGATTGTTCATAGAAGTGGTCTCGCCAATCAGGAAACATTACCGAAAGCCTTTCTTCAGGCCATTCAGCCTTTTAAAAGGCAGCAATTCAATCCCACGATTGTAGATACAGGCACAAAAGAAGTATTTTATATTAGTGAAATAGCCCATTTAAATGGTGAAAAGAGATCATTTCATTCTATCAATGAAATGTTAGACCGGTTTTATTTTGGAAAAGCAGAAAGAGATCGAGTAAAACAGCAAGCACATGATTTAGAACGTCTCATAAAAAATGAGCTGGAAAAAAATCAATCAAAATTAAAGAAACTAAGAAAAACGTTAGAAGAGGCTAAAAATGCAGATCATTTCAAATTAAGTGGAGAATTATTGACCGCAAACCTTTACGCTGTAAAAAAAGGAATGGAAGCGATCGAGGTGGTCAATTATTACGATGAGAATGGTGCAATAATGACAATTCCATTAAATCCACAAAAAACACCATCGGAAAATGCCCAAATTTATTTTTCAAAATATCAAAAGGCAAAGAATGCCCAAGGAATTGTTCAGCAACAAATCGAAAAAACTCATGAAGAAATCGACTATTTCGATCATATCCTTCAACAATTGGAATCAGCCTCTCCTAAGGACATCGAAGAAATTCGTGAAGAGTTAGCTGAAGAAGGGTATATAAAAATAAAGGTACAAAAAAGACGAAAAAAACCAAATGATAAACCCGTTCTTGAAACCTATTTATCAAGTGATGGAACTCTTATTTTTGTTGGGAAAAATAATAAACAAAACGATTATTTAACGAATAAATTTGCCCGGCGTGATGAAATATGGCTTCATACGAAAGATATACCTGGGAGTCATGTTGTCATTCGAAATGAAGACCCGACAGAACAAACGATACTGGAAGCCGCGAATTTGGCCGCTTATTTTAGTAAAGCAAAACATTCTAGTTCTGTGCCAGTAGACTTTACTAAAGTCCGACATGTTAAAAAACCAAGTGGATCAAAGCCTGGGTTTGTGATCTATGAAAATCAACAAACCATATATGTTACTCCAAATCCGGATACTGTTATACAAATGAAACATGAATAA